From a region of the Tenggerimyces flavus genome:
- a CDS encoding HoxN/HupN/NixA family nickel/cobalt transporter, which produces MNGLNGLEQRLLGLFDNAAVGWVVLGVALLAGALHALAPGHGKTIAAAYLVGARQRYRDAAVLGGIVAGMHTFSVLVLALVWVGVSGIASLGTEAVTAWLQVVAGVVVIGVGASLTVRQLRRVREPAAHGHGHGHGHGHVHDDGAPWSGKGLVVLGLSGGLLPSPSAFLVLVSGLLTGRAVFAVVLVAAFGVGMAATLTAVGLLAVRGQTALSERAATATRLTALVAWLPVAGGAVVAVGGFLYLVTAVGVLV; this is translated from the coding sequence ATGAACGGACTGAACGGGCTGGAACAGCGGCTGCTCGGGCTGTTCGACAACGCCGCCGTCGGGTGGGTCGTACTCGGCGTCGCGTTGCTGGCGGGTGCCTTGCACGCGTTGGCGCCGGGGCATGGCAAGACGATCGCGGCGGCGTACCTGGTCGGAGCGCGGCAGCGGTACCGCGACGCGGCGGTGCTGGGCGGGATCGTGGCGGGGATGCACACGTTCTCGGTGCTGGTGCTGGCGCTCGTGTGGGTCGGGGTGAGCGGGATCGCAAGCCTCGGTACGGAGGCCGTGACGGCCTGGCTGCAGGTGGTCGCGGGCGTGGTAGTGATCGGGGTCGGCGCTTCGCTGACCGTTCGGCAGCTGCGGCGGGTACGCGAGCCGGCCGCGCATGGCCACGGTCATGGCCACGGCCACGGTCACGTTCACGACGATGGGGCGCCCTGGTCCGGCAAGGGGTTGGTCGTACTCGGGCTGTCCGGCGGATTGCTGCCGTCGCCGTCGGCGTTCCTCGTGCTGGTCAGCGGGCTGCTGACCGGGCGGGCCGTCTTCGCCGTCGTGCTGGTCGCCGCGTTCGGCGTCGGCATGGCCGCGACGCTCACCGCCGTCGGCCTGCTCGCCGTCCGTGGCCAGACCGCGCTGAGCGAACGGGCAGCCACCGCCACCCGGTTGACTGCGCTGGTGGCGTGGCTGCCCGTCGCTGGGGGTGCCGTGGTGGCGGTCGGTGGCTTCCTCTACCTGGTCACGGCGGTCGGCGTGCTCGTGTAG